The region ACGCTCAGCTCCGTCAGGTCCTCGATGGGACGGTTGAGCAGCTCCTGCAGGCGCGGCGCCACCGGCGAGCGGCCGGCCGGCACCTTGCGGCCCCCGGCGCCGTCCTCGCCCCACGAACGGTCGGAGCGCCACTCGGGCGAGCCGCCGGCCAGGAACGAGAGGTGCTCGATGGCCAGGCGCGCGGCGTACTGCACCGCGTCGCGCACCTCGATCGAGCCGTTGGTCTCGATGTCGAGCACCAGGCGGTCGAAGTCGGTGCGCTGGCCCACGCGCGTCTCCTCGACCACGAAGTTGGCGCGCGTCACCGGGTTGTACACCGCGTCGATGCGAACCAGGTCGGCCGGCATGCCGCGCGGCACCTGGTGCAGCTCGGCCAGCACGAAGCCGCGGCCCTTGTTCACGTACAGCTCGATGCGCAGGTCGCGGTCGTCCTGCAGCTCGAGGATGTGGTGGTCGGGGTTGACGACCTCCACCGAGGCATGCGAGACGATGTTGCGAGCGGTGACCGCGCCCGCCTTGGTCGCCCGCAGCTCCAGGATCGCCTCGTCGGCCGCGTCGTCCATGCGCAGGACGAGCGCCTTGAGGTTGCGGATCACCTGGTGGACGTCTTCCACCACGCCCGCGATGGTCTGGTGCTCGTGCAGCACGCCGTCCGCCCGGAACGCCCAGACGGCCGCGCCGCGCAGGCTGGAAAGCAGGATGCGGCGCATGGTGTTGCCGAGCGTCTGGCCGAAGCCCCGCTCCAGCGGGCGGAGCACGATCTGCCCCGCACGCGGCTGCTCCGGCAGCGCC is a window of Longimicrobiaceae bacterium DNA encoding:
- a CDS encoding DNA-directed RNA polymerase subunit alpha, which gives rise to MELDLTGLQMPALPEQPRAGQIVLRPLERGFGQTLGNTMRRILLSSLRGAAVWAFRADGVLHEHQTIAGVVEDVHQVIRNLKALVLRMDDAADEAILELRATKAGAVTARNIVSHASVEVVNPDHHILELQDDRDLRIELYVNKGRGFVLAELHQVPRGMPADLVRIDAVYNPVTRANFVVEETRVGQRTDFDRLVLDIETNGSIEVRDAVQYAARLAIEHLSFLAGGSPEWRSDRSWGEDGAGGRKVPAGRSPVAPRLQELLNRPIEDLTELSVRSRNSLQKENIHTVRDLVQRTEQQMLGIDNFGKKSLQEISDFLAGHGLRFGADLEQGEDGALWWIEREAAADGADNANGENGAGNGTDPQKELES